A region from the Gallaecimonas xiamenensis 3-C-1 genome encodes:
- a CDS encoding sodium-dependent transporter, producing the protein MTTTNRGQFSSRLGFVLAAAGAAVGLGNIWGFPTQAAQHGGGAFLLVYLLLIFALAYPVLVAELLIGRHGQANSVRSLMALANRPWQRWLAIVTALLGIVTVCLVLSFYAIVAGWLLSYLLGAALRLLGLNGAADWSEQFGFGRNLIFTLVFMAMTAAVVLRGVSQGLESWSKRLMPMLFVLLIGLIAFMLTQDGALAGLGRYLKPDLGALDDPGLLLSATGQAFFSLGLGVGAMMVYGSYLAKDSNLPKLALSVTLVDTSVAFLAGLLILPAMYAAQHLGVSIQADDGSLVSSGTLVFDLLPSLFAKMGALGPWVALAFFLLMAIAAITSSINILELPVSFVAEESPLGRSQAAVLIGLLVSALSVLILWQFETLFELVISLSTQYLQPFVGLLLCLFAGWVWQQQRCLAALAQGSPALASSRTLRVWRWYVKWVCPLLIAGLLVQSFR; encoded by the coding sequence ATGACAACAACCAATCGTGGACAATTCAGCTCCCGCCTGGGCTTTGTGCTGGCCGCCGCCGGCGCCGCCGTTGGCCTTGGCAATATCTGGGGTTTTCCCACCCAGGCCGCCCAGCACGGGGGCGGCGCCTTCCTGCTGGTGTACCTGCTGCTGATCTTCGCCCTGGCCTACCCGGTGCTGGTGGCCGAGCTGCTCATCGGCCGCCATGGCCAGGCCAACTCGGTGCGCTCCCTGATGGCCCTGGCCAACCGCCCCTGGCAGCGCTGGCTGGCGATTGTCACCGCCCTTTTGGGCATTGTGACCGTCTGCCTGGTGCTGAGCTTTTATGCCATTGTCGCCGGTTGGCTACTGAGCTACCTGTTGGGGGCGGCCCTGCGCCTGCTGGGCCTTAACGGCGCTGCCGACTGGAGCGAACAGTTTGGTTTTGGCCGCAACCTGATCTTTACCCTGGTGTTTATGGCCATGACGGCAGCGGTGGTACTGCGCGGCGTCAGCCAGGGGCTGGAAAGCTGGTCCAAGCGGCTGATGCCGATGCTGTTCGTGCTGCTGATTGGCCTTATCGCCTTTATGCTGACCCAGGACGGCGCTCTGGCCGGCCTTGGCCGTTACCTCAAGCCGGACCTTGGCGCCTTGGACGACCCGGGCCTGCTGCTGTCGGCCACCGGCCAGGCATTTTTCTCCCTGGGCCTGGGGGTGGGGGCCATGATGGTGTACGGCTCTTATCTGGCCAAAGACAGCAACCTGCCCAAGCTGGCCCTGTCGGTGACCCTGGTGGATACCAGCGTGGCCTTCCTGGCCGGCCTGTTGATCCTCCCGGCCATGTATGCCGCCCAGCACCTGGGGGTATCCATCCAGGCCGACGACGGCAGCCTGGTGTCCTCAGGCACCCTGGTTTTTGACCTGCTGCCGAGCCTCTTTGCCAAGATGGGCGCCCTGGGCCCCTGGGTGGCCCTGGCCTTCTTCCTGCTGATGGCCATTGCCGCCATCACCTCCTCCATCAACATCCTGGAGCTGCCGGTCAGCTTTGTGGCCGAGGAAAGCCCTCTTGGCCGCAGCCAAGCCGCCGTGCTGATAGGCCTGTTGGTGAGCGCCCTGTCGGTGCTGATCCTCTGGCAGTTCGAGACCCTGTTCGAGCTGGTGATAAGCCTCTCGACCCAGTACCTGCAGCCCTTTGTGGGTCTGCTGCTGTGCCTGTTTGCCGGCTGGGTCTGGCAGCAACAGCGCTGCCTGGCCGCCTTGGCCCAAGGTAGCCCAGCTCTGGCCAGCAGCCGCACCCTCAGGGTCTGGCGCTGGTACGTCAAATGGGTATGCCCATTGCTGATTGCCGGGCTCTTGGTGCAAAGCTTTCGCTGA
- a CDS encoding sodium-dependent transporter — protein MVKTQFSSRLGFVLTAAGSAVGLGNIWGFPTQAAQHGGGAFLLLYLVLVFALAYPALVAEMAIGRRGHQEPIADLGSLAGLTGKLVGVLGLLAVSAILSFYLIVAGWLVGYMGDALLKLLGVDWPWLTEFGLGRNLALGGLFGLLTWWVVQRGLQEGIETWSRRLMPALLLVLIALAGYVLTLPGGSEGLALYLTPNPAKLLEPSLWLAATGQAFFSLSIGVCVMMVYASYLDQDASLPKLGLQVTLIDSGIAFLAGLLVIPAMYVAKAQGLAILDAKGELISSDTLVFDLFPRLFDNLGSAGLVLSLGFFLLLTLAALTSTLSMLEVPTASLVARTGASRRQASGMVLALVLVAMALICWQFQWLFGLVVKVVTQYAQPLLGLVFCLFAGWLWRRDSLLKTLAAKDETFAKSWFWRLWPGYVKLVCPLLILLVMVQSILQ, from the coding sequence ATGGTCAAAACCCAATTTTCCAGCCGCCTCGGCTTTGTCCTTACCGCCGCCGGTTCTGCCGTTGGCCTGGGCAACATCTGGGGCTTTCCTACCCAAGCCGCCCAGCACGGCGGTGGCGCCTTTCTTTTGCTCTACCTAGTATTGGTGTTTGCCCTGGCCTATCCGGCCCTGGTGGCGGAAATGGCTATAGGCCGCCGTGGCCATCAGGAGCCCATTGCCGACTTGGGCTCTCTGGCTGGCTTAACCGGCAAGCTGGTGGGTGTACTGGGACTGTTGGCGGTCAGCGCCATTTTGAGCTTCTACCTGATCGTGGCCGGCTGGCTGGTAGGCTACATGGGAGACGCCCTATTAAAGCTATTGGGGGTTGATTGGCCTTGGCTGACCGAGTTTGGCCTGGGCCGCAACTTGGCCCTTGGCGGTCTTTTTGGCCTGCTCACTTGGTGGGTGGTGCAAAGGGGCCTGCAGGAGGGGATTGAGACTTGGTCCCGCCGCCTGATGCCGGCCCTGCTGCTGGTGCTGATTGCCCTGGCCGGCTATGTGTTGACCCTGCCCGGGGGCAGTGAAGGCCTGGCTCTATACCTAACCCCCAACCCGGCCAAACTCCTTGAGCCCAGCCTGTGGCTGGCGGCTACCGGCCAAGCCTTCTTTTCCTTGTCCATCGGCGTGTGCGTGATGATGGTCTACGCCAGCTACCTGGACCAGGATGCTTCCCTACCCAAGCTGGGCCTGCAGGTCACCTTGATTGACTCGGGTATCGCCTTCTTGGCGGGCCTGTTGGTTATCCCCGCCATGTACGTAGCCAAGGCCCAGGGCCTGGCCATACTGGACGCCAAGGGCGAGCTGATCAGCTCCGACACCCTGGTGTTCGACCTTTTCCCCCGGCTCTTTGACAACCTGGGCAGCGCCGGCCTGGTGCTGTCCCTGGGCTTTTTCCTGCTGCTGACCCTGGCCGCCCTCACCTCCACCCTGTCGATGCTGGAAGTGCCTACCGCCTCCCTGGTAGCCCGCACCGGTGCCAGCCGCCGCCAGGCCAGCGGCATGGTGTTGGCCCTGGTGCTGGTCGCCATGGCCCTTATCTGCTGGCAATTCCAGTGGCTGTTCGGCCTGGTGGTCAAAGTGGTCACCCAATACGCCCAACCGCTGCTTGGGCTGGTGTTCTGTCTTTTCGCCGGCTGGCTCTGGCGCCGTGACAGTCTCCTGAAAACCCTGGCCGCCAAGGATGAAACCTTTGCAAAATCATGGTTCTGGAGACTCTGGCCCGGCTATGTCAAACTGGTCTGCCCGCTGCTTATTCTGCTGGTGATGGTCCAGAGTATCCTGCAATGA
- a CDS encoding FMN-dependent NADH-azoreductase has translation MKKVLLLSSSIFGDQGNSSQLAAAFKAELAGKDVQITEKDLIALDLPHLGAPEILSWMAAPGDRTAEQAELAQRSDLLIEEFTAHDVIVLAVPLYNLGIPSQVKAYLDRLARAGVTFKYTENGPQGLIEGKKLVVLAARGGVYAGSQWDSQTPHLGALFNLMGVNDQTFVYAEGLNMGEDAKAKAFADAKVKIAEVAAAL, from the coding sequence ATGAAAAAAGTACTGCTCCTGAGCAGCTCTATCTTCGGTGACCAGGGTAACTCTTCGCAACTGGCGGCGGCATTTAAAGCCGAGCTGGCTGGCAAAGACGTTCAGATCACCGAAAAGGATCTGATTGCCCTCGACCTGCCCCACCTGGGTGCCCCCGAGATCCTGAGCTGGATGGCCGCTCCTGGCGACCGCACCGCCGAGCAGGCCGAACTGGCCCAGCGCTCCGACTTGCTCATTGAAGAATTCACTGCCCATGACGTTATCGTACTGGCCGTGCCCCTTTACAACCTGGGTATTCCCAGCCAGGTTAAAGCCTACCTGGATCGCCTGGCCCGTGCCGGTGTGACCTTCAAGTACACCGAAAATGGCCCCCAAGGCCTTATCGAAGGCAAGAAACTGGTGGTGCTGGCCGCCCGTGGCGGTGTTTATGCCGGTAGCCAGTGGGATTCCCAAACCCCGCACCTGGGCGCCTTGTTTAACCTGATGGGTGTCAACGACCAGACCTTCGTTTATGCCGAAGGCCTGAACATGGGCGAAGACGCCAAAGCCAAGGCCTTTGCCGACGCCAAAGTGAAAATTGCTGAAGTGGCCGCTGCTCTCTAA
- a CDS encoding ChrR family anti-sigma-E factor: protein MKIKHHPAQALLVAHQAGDLPLATSAALAAHLAGCSYCQAVLAELEEEAAGAFEAQSLPVRQDDFDALLARLDQAPPAQPAPITLPSLSVNGESFVLPKALGGLVASVGSWRRLGSKVWSADLDLGDKKAKASFLYVDSHTRIPKHTHGGEEITLVLSGSLADEGGRYGEGDFLLKTPADEHQPYTQDSPCLCFTVLSAPLVFTGPLGRLANPLLRLFF from the coding sequence GTGAAGATTAAGCACCATCCTGCCCAGGCCCTGCTGGTCGCCCATCAGGCCGGCGACTTGCCCTTGGCCACCAGCGCCGCCCTGGCTGCCCACCTGGCCGGTTGCAGCTATTGCCAGGCGGTGTTGGCCGAACTGGAAGAAGAGGCGGCCGGCGCCTTCGAGGCCCAGAGCCTACCGGTACGTCAAGACGACTTTGACGCCCTGCTGGCCAGGCTGGACCAGGCGCCGCCTGCCCAGCCCGCCCCTATTACCCTGCCCAGTCTCAGTGTCAACGGCGAAAGCTTTGTACTGCCCAAGGCCCTTGGTGGCCTGGTGGCTAGCGTAGGCAGTTGGCGCCGCCTGGGCTCCAAGGTATGGAGCGCCGACCTGGATCTTGGGGACAAAAAAGCCAAGGCCAGCTTTCTTTACGTGGACAGCCATACCCGTATCCCCAAGCACACCCATGGGGGCGAAGAGATCACCCTGGTGCTGTCGGGCAGCCTGGCCGATGAAGGCGGCCGCTATGGCGAGGGGGATTTTCTGCTGAAAACCCCGGCCGACGAGCACCAACCCTACACCCAGGACAGCCCCTGCCTTTGCTTTACGGTGCTGAGCGCGCCCTTGGTCTTTACCGGCCCCCTGGGGCGCCTGGCCAATCCTTTGCTCAGGCTCTTTTTCTAG
- a CDS encoding sigma-70 family RNA polymerase sigma factor, with protein MSADKLAEDLSLIAKARCKEAFRRVFTHFAPRLKAFGFKQFGNEQLAMELVQETLLTLWNKAHLYDPDKAAVSTWVYRVARNQSFDMMRRQAARPETLVADDLWPLDSQDLEPDDLEQQILGDQARACLALLPKAQRQVIEKIYVEDKTQQETAAELGVPLGTVKSRVRLALERLKEHLHRED; from the coding sequence GTGAGCGCGGACAAGCTGGCAGAGGATCTCAGTCTTATCGCCAAGGCTCGCTGTAAAGAGGCCTTTCGCCGCGTATTCACTCACTTTGCGCCCCGCCTCAAGGCCTTTGGCTTCAAGCAGTTCGGTAATGAGCAGCTGGCCATGGAGCTGGTCCAGGAGACCTTGCTGACCCTGTGGAACAAGGCCCATCTTTACGACCCGGACAAAGCGGCTGTCAGCACCTGGGTATACCGGGTAGCCCGCAACCAGAGTTTTGACATGATGCGGCGCCAAGCGGCCCGCCCGGAAACCCTGGTGGCCGACGATTTGTGGCCCTTGGACAGCCAGGATCTGGAGCCCGATGACCTGGAACAGCAGATCCTCGGCGACCAGGCCAGGGCCTGCCTGGCCCTGCTACCCAAGGCCCAGCGCCAGGTCATAGAGAAGATTTACGTGGAAGACAAAACCCAGCAGGAAACGGCGGCTGAACTGGGGGTGCCCCTTGGCACCGTCAAATCCCGGGTCCGCCTGGCTCTGGAACGCCTCAAGGAGCATCTGCACCGTGAAGATTAA
- a CDS encoding FAD-binding domain-containing protein: protein MQAILLNGQLRLHRNPLFDGVDSALLLWCWPRRASPLRQAWLAANLAKAQQTLRQRGADLFVLEQRQLPDFLARHGVSQVRMAQPLAPEEAALGSTLGAELAPANTLFDTAEAGATFSQFKKSMAAPQPRSCLAAPPSSPLAAPTLAPLPGTFRFEPGEEAANERLLHFVRQHLSHYKASRNGLLGDSFSSQLSAYLAEGLLAIDHVWQAVHSAPAGPGRQQLLDELLWREFFHHWLAGQGARVFTGGPKGARDQRLKAWQQGQTGLPLVDAAMRELLATGYMSNRARQNAASFLVHDLGQDWRAGADWFEQHLLDYQVSANWGNWAYIAGHGANPRAIYFDVAWQSQHYDPDALYLRHWLPELAELPTARIHRLPWLAQRPAGYPAPVGFDGWGFGPPPTDLHG, encoded by the coding sequence ATGCAGGCCATCTTGCTGAACGGTCAGCTGCGGCTGCACCGCAATCCCCTATTTGACGGTGTCGACAGCGCCCTGCTGCTCTGGTGCTGGCCAAGGCGCGCCAGCCCCCTTCGCCAGGCCTGGCTGGCCGCCAACCTGGCCAAGGCACAACAGACACTGCGCCAACGGGGGGCCGACCTCTTTGTGCTGGAACAACGTCAACTGCCGGACTTTTTGGCACGCCATGGGGTAAGCCAGGTGCGCATGGCCCAGCCACTGGCCCCTGAGGAAGCGGCCCTTGGCAGCACCCTTGGGGCCGAGTTGGCCCCGGCCAACACCCTGTTCGATACCGCCGAGGCAGGAGCCACCTTCAGCCAGTTTAAAAAGAGCATGGCAGCTCCCCAGCCAAGGTCCTGCCTGGCGGCGCCGCCTTCAAGCCCCCTGGCCGCCCCCACCCTGGCCCCGCTGCCAGGTACCTTTCGCTTTGAACCCGGGGAGGAGGCCGCCAACGAACGGCTGCTGCACTTTGTTCGCCAGCACCTTAGCCATTACAAGGCCAGCCGCAACGGCCTGCTGGGGGACAGCTTTTCCAGCCAGTTGTCGGCCTACCTGGCCGAAGGGTTGCTGGCCATAGACCATGTCTGGCAAGCGGTGCACAGTGCCCCGGCCGGTCCTGGCCGCCAGCAGCTCTTGGATGAACTCTTATGGCGCGAATTCTTTCATCACTGGTTGGCCGGCCAAGGGGCCCGGGTCTTTACCGGCGGTCCCAAAGGGGCAAGGGATCAGCGCCTTAAAGCCTGGCAGCAGGGCCAGACCGGCCTGCCCCTGGTGGATGCGGCCATGCGTGAACTGCTGGCCACAGGCTACATGAGCAACAGGGCCCGCCAGAATGCGGCCAGCTTCCTGGTGCATGATCTCGGCCAGGACTGGCGCGCCGGCGCCGACTGGTTCGAGCAACATCTACTGGACTACCAGGTGTCGGCCAACTGGGGTAACTGGGCCTATATCGCCGGCCACGGCGCCAACCCCAGGGCCATTTATTTCGACGTGGCCTGGCAGAGCCAGCATTACGACCCCGATGCACTTTACCTGCGCCACTGGCTGCCGGAGCTGGCCGAGCTGCCCACCGCCCGCATTCACCGCCTGCCCTGGCTGGCGCAAAGGCCCGCCGGCTACCCGGCTCCTGTGGGTTTTGACGGTTGGGGCTTTGGGCCGCCACCTACTGATCTGCACGGCTAG
- a CDS encoding DUF2256 domain-containing protein, with protein MAKTGRQRPVKICPVCQRPFSWRRKWKDSWDQVKYCSERCRRSKRCRPSC; from the coding sequence ATGGCGAAGACTGGACGACAACGACCTGTGAAGATCTGCCCTGTCTGCCAAAGGCCCTTCTCGTGGCGCCGTAAGTGGAAAGACAGCTGGGACCAGGTCAAATACTGCTCCGAACGTTGTAGAAGGAGTAAAAGATGCAGGCCATCTTGCTGA
- a CDS encoding cryptochrome/photolyase family protein, whose protein sequence is MAKLILVLGDQLSLNLASLRCYQPGDAVLMAEVMTEASYSPHHQKKLALVFSAMRHFGKSLKDAGYRLRYCALPGSRPSLVAEVEATLAKDPSLDSLLVTEPGEWRLLAEMQGWQARLGITVTLLDDDRFFCSRQAFGQWAKGRSQWRMEHFYHQQRRQSGLLMDQGRPLGGRWNFDADNRQGWDGSAQVPPLRHYPNDPIREGVLDLVEQHFGQHMGKLRPFDFPVTRQEALAELADFIQLRLPSFGAWQDAMAIGEDWLFHSRLSPLINLGLLGPQEVCQAAEEAYHSGHAPLAAVEGFIRQILGWREYVRGVYWTLMPGYKANNALASTRPLPDFYWTGQTQMRCMHEALRNSLDNGYAHHIQRLMITGNFALIAGLSVEAICDWYLAVYMDAYEWVELPNTLGMVMHADGGLMASKPYAASGKYIKRMSNYCSQCPYDVNSLTGPKACPFNAFYWHFLLRNRSKLEANPRLAMPYRTLDRFGPDKRDAITQQAQALWRRLDDNDL, encoded by the coding sequence ATGGCCAAACTGATCCTGGTGCTGGGGGACCAGCTCAGCCTTAACCTTGCCAGCCTGCGCTGTTACCAGCCGGGGGATGCCGTGTTGATGGCCGAAGTGATGACCGAGGCCAGCTACAGCCCCCACCATCAGAAGAAACTGGCCCTGGTATTCAGCGCCATGCGCCATTTCGGCAAAAGCCTTAAAGACGCCGGTTATCGCCTGCGCTACTGCGCCCTGCCCGGCTCCAGACCCAGCCTGGTGGCGGAAGTAGAGGCGACCCTTGCCAAAGATCCCAGCCTTGACAGCCTGCTGGTAACCGAGCCGGGGGAGTGGCGCCTGCTGGCCGAGATGCAAGGCTGGCAGGCTCGCCTCGGCATTACCGTTACCCTCTTGGATGACGACCGTTTTTTTTGCTCCCGCCAAGCCTTTGGCCAATGGGCAAAGGGCCGCAGCCAATGGCGTATGGAGCATTTTTACCACCAGCAGCGTCGCCAAAGCGGCCTGCTGATGGACCAGGGCCGGCCCCTTGGTGGCCGCTGGAACTTCGATGCCGACAACCGCCAAGGCTGGGACGGCAGCGCCCAGGTGCCGCCCCTTCGCCACTACCCCAACGACCCCATCAGGGAAGGGGTACTGGACCTGGTTGAGCAGCACTTTGGCCAGCATATGGGCAAACTCAGGCCCTTCGATTTTCCGGTCACCCGGCAGGAAGCCCTGGCGGAGCTGGCCGACTTTATTCAATTGCGCCTGCCGTCATTCGGCGCCTGGCAGGACGCCATGGCCATAGGCGAGGACTGGCTCTTTCACTCCAGGCTCTCCCCCCTTATCAACCTGGGCCTGCTCGGCCCCCAGGAAGTCTGTCAGGCGGCCGAAGAGGCCTACCACAGCGGCCATGCCCCGCTGGCGGCGGTGGAGGGCTTTATCCGGCAAATTCTTGGCTGGCGCGAGTATGTCCGGGGGGTGTATTGGACCCTGATGCCGGGTTACAAGGCCAATAACGCCTTGGCTAGCACCCGGCCCCTGCCGGATTTTTACTGGACCGGGCAAACCCAGATGCGCTGCATGCACGAAGCCCTTCGCAACAGCCTGGATAACGGCTACGCCCACCATATCCAGCGGCTGATGATCACCGGTAACTTCGCCCTGATAGCCGGTTTGTCAGTTGAGGCGATCTGCGACTGGTATCTGGCGGTCTACATGGACGCCTACGAGTGGGTGGAGCTGCCCAATACCCTGGGTATGGTGATGCACGCCGACGGCGGCCTAATGGCGTCCAAGCCCTATGCCGCCTCCGGCAAGTACATCAAACGCATGTCCAACTATTGCAGCCAGTGCCCCTACGACGTCAACAGCCTCACCGGCCCCAAGGCCTGCCCCTTTAATGCCTTTTATTGGCATTTTTTACTGCGAAACCGGTCCAAACTTGAAGCAAACCCCCGTTTGGCTATGCCCTACCGAACCTTGGACAGGTTCGGCCCCGACAAACGGGATGCCATAACCCAGCAGGCCCAGGCCCTATGGCGAAGACTGGACGACAACGACCTGTGA